The genome window ACGTGCGTCGCGGCGGTGTGCCTGCCGCTGGCCGCGCAGGCGCCTCAATCGGTCACTCCCGAACGTGCGGCGTTCGATGCGTGGCTGGCCGCGCAGGCGACCGACGCCCTTGCCGCCCGCCGCGCCGTTGTCGCGTCGCTCACGTCGGCGGACGCCGTGATGACGCGGCGTCAGGACGTGCGCACGCAGATGGGCGAGGTGATCGGGCTGCTGCCCACTCTCGACACGCCGGTGCCGTCGACCGTGACGCGGACGACGCGGCGCGATGGCTATCGCATCGAGCACCTGATCTTCGAGAGCCTGCCCGGGCTGAAGGTGACCGCGGCCGTCTATGTACCCGACGGCCCCGGCCCATTCCCGGCGGTGCTCGGTACGGCGGGCCATGCCGACGAAGGCAAGGCTTCGGCGACGTATCAGCACGTGTGGGTCTCGCTCGCGCGCCGCGGATTCGTGGTGCTGGCCTACGACCCGCCGGGCCAGGGCGAGCGCTTCGAGTACCTCGATCCCGTCACCGGCCGATCGCGCGTGGGCGCGGGCACGCGTGAGCACATGATGACGGGTCTGCAGGTGCTGCTCACCGGACGCACGATCGCGGCCTACATGGTGCAGGACGGCCGCCGCGCACTCGACTACCTGCGCGCACGCCCCGATGTCGACGCCACGCGCATCGCTGTCGCGGGCAACTCCGGCGGTGGTACGCAGGCCGCGCTGCTCGGCGCGAGCGAACCGCGACTGGCGGCGGTCGTGGCCTCGTGCTACATCACGTCGTGGTCCGACATGTGGCTCACGCCAGGGCCGCAGGACTCCGAACAGATCCTCCCGGGCTTCCTCACGCGCGGGCTCGATTTCGCGGACTTCGCCGTCGCCGCGGCGCCGCGCGGCTTCCTCGTGAGCAGCGCCATCCAGGACTACTTCCCGATTGCGGGCTCCCGCGGGGCGTCGACGGAACTGCGCGCGATCTACGACGCGCTCGGCGCACCCGATCGCCTCGCGCGTGTCGAGAACGACGCGCCGCACGGCTGGTCGCAGCCCCTGCGTGAGGGTGCGTATCGTGCGCTCGGCGCGTGGCTCGGGCGTCCGGGGCAGCCTGACACCGAGGCACCCGTCACGCCGGAACCGGTCGAGGCACTGCGATCCACGCCAACGGGCCAGCTCGTCTCGTCCGTGGGCTCGCGAACCGTGCGCGAGGTGAACGCGGACGAGGCGCGCGCGCTCGCGGCGTCACGATCGCCCGTGTCGATGGCCGGTCTTCGTGCGCTGGTCGGCGATCTCTCGCAGCAGCGCGGAATCGTCGTGTCGCGACAGCGGCGCGCCGAAGGCGTGCATGTCGAGGATCTCGCGGTCGAGGTCGAACCCGGCGTGCACGTGCGCGCGAGCCTGACACGGCCTGCCACGGGTGGCACGCGCGCGGTGGTGTACGTGCACGAAGAGGGCGCCACGAGTCAGGACGCTGCCATCGCGCGCCTCGCGGCCGACGGCAACGTCGTACTGGCCGTCGATGTGCGCGGCACCGGAGCCCTGTCGCCCGGCACGGGGGACAGCGGGTACGCGGGTGCGTATCAGTTCGCCGCACGAGCCTGGCTGCTCGGCACGAGTGTCGTCGCATGGCAGGCGCGAGATCTCCGTGCCGCGGCAGACGTGCTGAGGCGGGAAGCGCCTGAGGCACGGACGATCGAACTGCACGCCAGTGGACAGACGGTCCCTGCCGCATTGTTTGCGGCGCAGTTCGATCGCTTCGATGCGGTGACGCTCGAAGACGGCCTCACGAGCTACCTGGATCTGGCCACCGCCGACACGCACGATGGCGCGACGCTGACGGTGATCCCAGGCGTCCTGCGCGTCACCGACCTGCCCGAACTGGCCGCCCGTCTCGCCCCAACATCCGTCCGCATCGTTGGTCCACGCAGCCCCGCGGGACGGTAGGGTCGGCCTCCGGGCCGACGATTCACCTGTTCAAGAGGCGGGCTTCCAGTCGGCGAGGCGGTCGTTGCCAGGACCGGTGGTGAGGGTGACGCGTCGGTTGGGGTCGGAGGTCGACACGAGGGCGAGGTCCCAGTCTTCGCCGGCGTGGTGTTCGGGACTCGTCGCGATGACCAGCCACTGACCATCGGGCGAGACGCGCGGGTAGTAGCTCCACTGCGTGGCGTGCGCGTGCGCGGTGCCAACGGCACCCGATGCCAGATCACGGCGCTGGATGGACGAGGGTTCGCTGTCCAGCTGCACGTTGAACAGCGTGCGCCCGTCCGGCGACCACGACGGCCAGCACGCGCCGCCGCTCGACGGCAGCGGGCGGCTCTCCCCGCTCGCCAGATCCAGCACATGGACCTGATAGGACCAGAACTGGCCGATGCGCAGCGTCTGCCCGCCGAACGCCACCTGACGCCCATCCGGAGACACGGCAGGCATGAGCGCACGACCGACGAAGTTGTGCGTGAGCCGCTCGGTCCGACCATCGGCCAGCCACACGCGATACAGGTCGCCGCGCGACTCCCTGTCGGACGAGAAGATCAGCGACTGCCCATCGGGCATCCAGCTCGGGTCCACGTCGTTGCCCGGGTCACGCGTCACGCGCCTGATGTCCGAACCGTCGGCGCGCATCACGTACACGTCGAAGTCTGGCGTGCCTGACTCGGCATCCGGCCCGTAGTGTGCCCGGTTCGACGCAAACGCGATGACGCGCCCGTCTGGTGACCACCGCGGCGATTCGTCGCGCCAGTCCCGTCCCCTCGTCAATGCGGTGACGCGACCGTTCGCGAGATCGAGCGTGTAGATCTTCGGCCTGCCGGAGACGTCCGACTGGAAGGCCAGCGTCCCCGTGGTCACGGCGCGATACGGTTGCGCCAGGGCTGGCAACGGCTCGGCGGGTGCCGCCGTGGCGCCCGACGCCGCGGCCGCCGGACCCGCGTC of Acidobacteriota bacterium contains these proteins:
- a CDS encoding acetylxylan esterase, which gives rise to MTCVAAVCLPLAAQAPQSVTPERAAFDAWLAAQATDALAARRAVVASLTSADAVMTRRQDVRTQMGEVIGLLPTLDTPVPSTVTRTTRRDGYRIEHLIFESLPGLKVTAAVYVPDGPGPFPAVLGTAGHADEGKASATYQHVWVSLARRGFVVLAYDPPGQGERFEYLDPVTGRSRVGAGTREHMMTGLQVLLTGRTIAAYMVQDGRRALDYLRARPDVDATRIAVAGNSGGGTQAALLGASEPRLAAVVASCYITSWSDMWLTPGPQDSEQILPGFLTRGLDFADFAVAAAPRGFLVSSAIQDYFPIAGSRGASTELRAIYDALGAPDRLARVENDAPHGWSQPLREGAYRALGAWLGRPGQPDTEAPVTPEPVEALRSTPTGQLVSSVGSRTVREVNADEARALAASRSPVSMAGLRALVGDLSQQRGIVVSRQRRAEGVHVEDLAVEVEPGVHVRASLTRPATGGTRAVVYVHEEGATSQDAAIARLAADGNVVLAVDVRGTGALSPGTGDSGYAGAYQFAARAWLLGTSVVAWQARDLRAAADVLRREAPEARTIELHASGQTVPAALFAAQFDRFDAVTLEDGLTSYLDLATADTHDGATLTVIPGVLRVTDLPELAARLAPTSVRIVGPRSPAGR
- a CDS encoding PD40 domain-containing protein produces the protein MSRAGAVALAAVVVAIAGCGEPRGAEMPVAAAAVEHEPPDAGPAAAASGATAAPAEPLPALAQPYRAVTTGTLAFQSDVSGRPKIYTLDLANGRVTALTRGRDWRDESPRWSPDGRVIAFASNRAHYGPDAESGTPDFDVYVMRADGSDIRRVTRDPGNDVDPSWMPDGQSLIFSSDRESRGDLYRVWLADGRTERLTHNFVGRALMPAVSPDGRQVAFGGQTLRIGQFWSYQVHVLDLASGESRPLPSSGGACWPSWSPDGRTLFNVQLDSEPSSIQRRDLASGAVGTAHAHATQWSYYPRVSPDGQWLVIATSPEHHAGEDWDLALVSTSDPNRRVTLTTGPGNDRLADWKPAS